The Nocardia arthritidis genome has a window encoding:
- a CDS encoding type I polyketide synthase, which yields MTTASVERGAPSADEISAFLARTIAELAGVPREQVSVRETFAALGLSSASAVTMVERVGGWLGRTLPPDLAWQYPTIREMAEGLAAQRDTPVDQRTRAASGAAQEPVAVIGIGCVVADLRGPRQLWQALCDGTELVGAAPRWRGGPGGFGSFLPDPYAFDANHFGISAAEAAQMDPQQRILLETVADAFDDAGLPTERLAGSATGTFVGIGAGDYGRELAGADGADINAVTGNASSIAANRLAYLYDLRGPSLSVDTACSSSLVAVHLALRSLHDGDCELAVAAGVNLTLDPRVTDSLAAAGMLAPDGRCKTFDRRADGYVRGEGCLAVVLKPLAAAERDGDRVYAVLLGSAVNQDGRTNGLTAPNYRAQVDVLRRAYERAGVAPGAVQYIEAHGTGTALGDAIEARALGAVLTDGRTEADRALVGSVKTIFGHLEAAAGIAGLVKTVLALHHGQVPGNRNFESPSAHIAFADLPFEVPTAPTPWPGDGPALAGVSSFGFGGTNAHVVATGVARREPKRPSVASGGPHLFALSGRSETAALAVAESWREMLDDTTDLAELSDTSLAHRTHHPFRIAVVANEPAELADKLAALTAGALPPGCAAGRVPRSGAGPVGFIFTGQGNQWIGMGRTLIRRQAVFRDALLEVDKELRPLLGWSPFTILDRGRDADELTDTGVAQPVLFALQVALAALWRSLGIEPAAVAGHSMGEVAAAYVAGALDLPAAAAIIAARAKATASARGNGRMAVVNCPLAELDPLPEGVHLAGVNAARWTVLSGTDTAIAALLAGLEQRQILARPLPGPYAFHSPLMRDCAADFAAAMPAFTATASAVPFYSTATGALLDGAALDGGYWADQVTMPVAFAAAIGSMIEAGVTDFIEIGPHPVLSGMLKNLLRQHDRAGIAVPSLTRDVDDQAVLHAALGELHVRGHELRWSALHRRAPRRVPLPLYPYERSSFRIVQGRTEIGPAPERAARTGLFADDADLVAPRNEYEQVVAEMWAEMLGLDRVGVFENFFRLGGHSLLATQFVRTVRERFEIDMPLRRMLTEPTVAQVAATLEQLMVEQAQALLETTDELTG from the coding sequence ATGACCACCGCGTCCGTCGAGCGGGGTGCGCCCAGCGCCGACGAGATCAGCGCCTTCCTCGCTCGCACCATCGCCGAACTGGCCGGAGTGCCGCGGGAGCAGGTGAGCGTTCGGGAAACCTTTGCCGCGCTGGGTCTTTCGTCGGCGTCGGCGGTCACCATGGTGGAGCGGGTCGGTGGTTGGCTCGGCCGCACCCTGCCGCCGGATCTGGCCTGGCAGTACCCGACCATCAGGGAGATGGCCGAAGGGCTTGCCGCGCAGCGGGATACGCCCGTCGACCAGCGCACCCGGGCGGCGTCGGGGGCCGCCCAGGAGCCGGTCGCGGTGATCGGCATCGGTTGCGTTGTCGCGGATCTGCGTGGGCCGCGACAGCTCTGGCAGGCGCTGTGCGATGGAACGGAACTGGTCGGCGCGGCGCCGCGGTGGCGCGGCGGACCCGGCGGGTTCGGCTCCTTCCTGCCCGATCCGTACGCGTTCGACGCCAACCACTTCGGCATCTCCGCGGCCGAGGCGGCGCAGATGGATCCGCAGCAGCGCATCCTGCTGGAAACCGTCGCCGACGCATTCGACGACGCGGGCCTGCCCACCGAGCGGCTGGCGGGCAGCGCCACCGGGACGTTCGTCGGTATCGGCGCGGGCGATTACGGCCGCGAGCTGGCGGGCGCCGACGGCGCGGATATCAACGCGGTGACCGGCAACGCGAGCAGCATCGCCGCGAATCGCCTTGCCTACCTTTACGATCTGCGCGGCCCCAGCCTGAGCGTCGACACCGCCTGCTCGTCCTCGCTGGTCGCCGTGCATCTGGCGCTGCGCAGCCTGCACGACGGCGACTGCGAACTCGCCGTCGCGGCGGGGGTGAACCTCACCCTCGACCCCCGGGTCACCGATTCGCTCGCCGCGGCGGGCATGCTCGCGCCCGACGGCCGGTGCAAGACCTTCGATCGCCGCGCGGACGGCTATGTGCGCGGCGAAGGTTGCCTGGCAGTCGTTTTGAAGCCGCTGGCCGCCGCCGAGCGCGATGGCGACCGGGTGTACGCGGTGCTGCTCGGCAGCGCGGTGAACCAGGACGGCCGCACCAACGGGCTCACCGCGCCGAACTACCGCGCGCAGGTCGATGTGCTGCGGCGCGCCTACGAGCGGGCCGGCGTCGCACCTGGCGCGGTCCAGTACATCGAGGCGCACGGCACCGGCACCGCGCTGGGCGATGCCATCGAGGCGCGGGCACTCGGCGCGGTACTCACCGACGGGCGCACGGAAGCCGATCGGGCACTGGTCGGTTCGGTTAAGACCATCTTCGGGCACCTCGAGGCTGCGGCGGGCATCGCCGGGCTGGTGAAGACGGTGCTCGCCCTGCACCACGGTCAGGTGCCCGGCAACCGGAACTTCGAATCACCCAGCGCGCACATCGCTTTCGCGGATCTGCCGTTCGAGGTGCCGACCGCGCCGACGCCATGGCCCGGCGACGGTCCGGCGCTGGCCGGGGTGAGCTCGTTCGGATTCGGCGGCACCAACGCACATGTCGTCGCGACGGGCGTGGCGCGGCGGGAGCCGAAGCGGCCGTCCGTCGCGTCCGGTGGGCCGCACCTGTTCGCGCTGTCCGGTCGCAGCGAGACCGCCGCGCTTGCGGTCGCCGAATCGTGGCGTGAAATGCTGGACGACACAACGGATCTGGCCGAGTTGTCGGATACCTCGCTGGCACACCGCACTCACCATCCGTTCCGGATCGCGGTGGTCGCGAACGAACCCGCCGAATTGGCCGACAAGCTGGCGGCGCTCACCGCAGGCGCGCTGCCGCCCGGCTGCGCGGCTGGACGGGTACCGCGCAGCGGGGCCGGACCTGTCGGATTCATCTTCACCGGGCAGGGCAATCAGTGGATCGGCATGGGGCGCACGCTGATCCGGCGGCAGGCCGTCTTCCGTGATGCGCTGCTCGAGGTGGACAAGGAACTGCGGCCGCTGCTCGGATGGTCGCCGTTCACCATCCTGGACCGCGGCCGCGACGCCGACGAGCTCACCGATACCGGTGTGGCGCAACCCGTTCTGTTCGCGCTGCAGGTCGCGCTCGCGGCGCTGTGGCGCTCGCTCGGCATCGAACCGGCCGCGGTGGCCGGGCACAGCATGGGCGAGGTGGCCGCCGCGTACGTGGCGGGTGCGCTCGACTTGCCCGCGGCGGCGGCGATCATCGCCGCGCGGGCGAAGGCGACCGCGTCCGCCCGCGGCAACGGTCGCATGGCCGTGGTGAACTGCCCGCTCGCCGAGCTGGATCCGCTGCCGGAGGGCGTGCACCTCGCGGGCGTGAACGCGGCGCGCTGGACGGTGCTCTCCGGTACGGATACCGCGATCGCCGCGCTGCTGGCCGGGTTGGAGCAGCGCCAGATCCTGGCCAGGCCGCTGCCGGGGCCGTACGCCTTCCATTCGCCGCTGATGCGGGACTGCGCGGCCGATTTCGCGGCGGCGATGCCCGCGTTCACCGCGACGGCGAGCGCCGTCCCGTTCTATTCGACGGCGACCGGCGCGCTGCTGGACGGCGCGGCGCTGGACGGCGGGTACTGGGCCGACCAGGTGACCATGCCGGTGGCCTTCGCCGCGGCGATCGGCTCGATGATCGAGGCGGGCGTCACCGACTTCATCGAGATCGGGCCGCATCCGGTGCTCAGCGGGATGCTGAAGAACCTGCTGCGCCAACACGATCGGGCCGGGATCGCGGTGCCGTCGCTCACCAGGGATGTGGACGACCAGGCCGTGCTGCACGCTGCGCTCGGCGAGCTGCATGTGCGCGGACACGAGCTGCGCTGGTCCGCACTGCACCGCAGGGCGCCGCGCCGGGTGCCCCTTCCGCTGTATCCGTACGAGCGGTCGTCCTTCCGAATTGTGCAGGGACGCACCGAAATCGGGCCCGCTCCCGAGCGCGCCGCGCGCACCGGGCTGTTCGCCGACGACGCCGATCTGGTGGCGCCGCGCAACGAATACGAGCAGGTGGTCGCCGAGATGTGGGCCGAGATGCTCGGCCTGGACCGGGTCGGCGTCTTCGAGAACTTCTTCCGGCTCGGCGGACATTCGCTGCTGGCAACGCAATTTGTGCGCACCGTCCGCGAGCGGTTCGAGATCGATATGCCGCTGCGGCGCATGCTGACCGAGCCGACGGTCGCCCAGGTCGCGGCCACGCTCGAGCAGCTGATGGTCGAACAAGCGCAAGCCTTATTGGAGACCACCGATGAACTCACCGGCTAG
- a CDS encoding CPBP family glutamic-type intramembrane protease, with product MEFSVKAFCVIGLIYLAALEPWLEARAVRTFMGEYAIRDDARVRLYREGVFRTWFILAVIVIAFAINGTSLTRLGLGGFDTTLFHERSRGEQVLGLVLIAAYICYLLGPVVLPLTGRRGRDFIARNIEYVVFITPATAKERVWWVTNSFSTPAEEIIYRGFTLYAVQVLWPGVPFWWLVVLGGGVIEGARHIVRPAVAAQVVLGATSLAVLYKFTGALWPVLAVKLFHDLRVLAFPLTLARKNMAARGLSEIPGKTLDDEQAERALAQAGGPVEARP from the coding sequence ATGGAGTTCTCCGTGAAGGCCTTTTGCGTCATCGGGCTGATATATCTCGCTGCGCTCGAGCCGTGGCTGGAGGCGCGGGCGGTCCGCACCTTCATGGGTGAGTACGCGATACGGGACGACGCGCGCGTCCGGCTGTACCGCGAAGGTGTATTCCGCACCTGGTTCATTCTGGCGGTGATCGTCATCGCATTCGCCATCAACGGCACCTCGCTCACCCGGCTCGGGCTGGGCGGCTTCGACACCACGCTGTTCCACGAGCGCAGCCGTGGCGAACAGGTGCTCGGGCTGGTGCTCATCGCGGCATACATCTGCTATCTGCTCGGTCCCGTCGTACTTCCGCTGACCGGGCGCAGGGGACGGGATTTCATCGCCCGCAATATCGAGTACGTCGTATTCATCACCCCCGCGACCGCGAAGGAACGGGTGTGGTGGGTGACGAACTCGTTCTCCACGCCCGCGGAGGAAATCATCTATCGCGGGTTCACCCTGTACGCGGTCCAAGTGCTGTGGCCGGGCGTGCCGTTCTGGTGGCTGGTGGTGCTCGGCGGCGGCGTGATCGAGGGTGCGCGCCACATTGTGCGGCCCGCGGTGGCGGCGCAGGTGGTGCTCGGCGCGACTTCCCTTGCGGTGCTGTACAAATTCACCGGTGCGCTGTGGCCGGTGTTGGCGGTCAAGCTGTTCCATGATCTGCGGGTGCTCGCCTTCCCGTTGACGCTGGCCAGGAAGAATATGGCGGCGCGCGGGCTGTCCGAGATCCCGGGCAAAACGCTGGACGACGAGCAGGCCGAACGCGCACTCGCCCAGGCGGGTGGCCCGGTGGAGGCGCGTCCATGA
- a CDS encoding VOC family protein has product MPTIPANYHAGVVVNNLEQAMSELTEMLGLDWGPVLRSGHQILGKHGIAASGDGIGPLMTISNQGPPYIELLQRVPDTIWDRPGLHHLGFWSADARGDSDLLSSKGFPLQAAAVVLSGDTDPGVFYHRTSEGLYLELVEMGRGGPGLAHYLNFPGAD; this is encoded by the coding sequence ATGCCGACCATTCCCGCCAACTACCACGCCGGAGTCGTGGTGAACAATCTGGAACAGGCTATGTCGGAGCTGACCGAGATGTTGGGCCTCGATTGGGGGCCGGTATTGCGCAGCGGTCATCAGATATTGGGCAAACACGGTATCGCGGCGTCCGGCGACGGAATCGGCCCGCTGATGACGATCTCCAACCAGGGTCCGCCGTATATCGAACTGCTGCAACGGGTTCCGGACACGATCTGGGATAGGCCGGGGCTGCATCACCTGGGTTTCTGGTCCGCAGACGCCCGGGGCGATTCGGACCTGTTGAGCAGTAAGGGGTTTCCGCTGCAGGCGGCCGCCGTGGTGCTGAGCGGCGACACCGACCCCGGCGTTTTCTATCACCGGACGAGCGAGGGGCTGTATTTGGAGCTCGTCGAGATGGGCCGGGGCGGTCCGGGGCTCGCGCACTATCTCAATTTTCCGGGCGCGGACTAG
- a CDS encoding TetR/AcrR family transcriptional regulator: MPDPTPTDGRRIRGERTRTAVLDAAVRLASTDGLGGLSLAQLASGLTVSKSALFTHWPDKQALQLAAVDHAAEQWAEQVVRPALADRTGVRALWALAEHRLDFYRKPVLPGRCFFVTTQAEFDDHPGPVRDRLRSHLRTWDELTRNLIRQAIQAGELNSETDPALLSYEIDALTGAVVVRSHLLDEDTFALARAAVLARLRGLGADPALLPKN; the protein is encoded by the coding sequence ATGCCCGATCCCACTCCGACCGACGGCCGCCGAATCCGCGGCGAACGCACCCGGACCGCCGTACTGGACGCGGCCGTCCGCCTGGCCTCGACCGACGGACTCGGCGGCCTCAGCCTGGCGCAGCTCGCGTCCGGGCTGACGGTGAGCAAATCGGCGCTGTTCACGCACTGGCCGGATAAGCAGGCACTACAGCTGGCCGCCGTCGACCATGCCGCCGAGCAGTGGGCCGAGCAGGTGGTCCGCCCCGCGCTCGCGGACCGCACCGGGGTGCGCGCGCTGTGGGCGCTGGCCGAGCACCGGCTCGACTTCTATCGGAAACCGGTGCTGCCCGGCCGCTGCTTCTTCGTCACGACACAGGCCGAATTCGACGATCATCCCGGCCCGGTGCGCGACCGCCTGCGCAGCCACCTGCGGACCTGGGACGAGTTGACGCGCAACCTGATTCGCCAGGCGATCCAGGCGGGCGAGCTGAACAGCGAGACCGATCCGGCACTGCTCTCCTACGAAATCGACGCGCTCACCGGCGCTGTGGTCGTGCGGTCGCACCTGCTCGACGAGGACACCTTCGCGCTGGCGCGGGCCGCGGTGCTGGCCCGGCTGCGCGGGCTCGGCGCGGATCCCGCTCTGCTGCCGAAGAATTGA
- a CDS encoding LacI family DNA-binding transcriptional regulator: MVAGREPITQRDVAASLGVSISAVSLALSGRAGVSDRLRAQILARAAELGYRPNVSAVALRTKRTKVLGLLIRNLRNPHFLDVIDGFDETCARAGYDVMVGSSRYDPDRERELLDAFQDRAVDGLAVAPIGASPQVREWHSATKRPVVLLNAAERGERAPMSVRADHRAAVDFAVRHLIGLGHRRLAMLVAPPEKSPDPERWQRFRELSAELDFRADAVVTELSAAAARSAAVAELRRPPGERPTAFIANSDYLAHAVYLAAADLDLTVPHDISVIGHDDLPTSASLAPPLTTVAVNRREIGERAATLLIDALGGRTPEATEVIVPVLLRVRSSTAPPAV, encoded by the coding sequence GTGGTAGCCGGGCGGGAACCGATCACCCAGCGAGACGTCGCGGCCTCGCTCGGCGTCTCCATCTCCGCGGTGAGCCTGGCGCTGTCCGGGCGGGCCGGCGTCAGCGACCGGCTGCGCGCGCAGATCCTCGCCCGCGCCGCCGAATTGGGCTATCGCCCCAACGTTTCCGCGGTTGCGCTGCGCACCAAGCGCACCAAGGTGCTCGGTCTGCTCATCCGCAATCTGCGCAACCCGCACTTCCTCGACGTGATCGACGGTTTCGACGAGACCTGCGCGCGCGCCGGATACGACGTGATGGTCGGTTCGTCGCGCTACGACCCGGACCGGGAGCGCGAACTGCTCGACGCTTTTCAGGACCGCGCGGTGGACGGGCTGGCGGTGGCCCCGATCGGCGCGAGTCCGCAAGTGCGCGAATGGCATTCGGCGACCAAACGGCCGGTGGTGCTGCTCAACGCCGCCGAGCGCGGCGAGCGCGCGCCGATGAGCGTGCGCGCGGATCACCGCGCCGCCGTCGATTTCGCGGTGCGGCACCTGATCGGGCTGGGCCACCGGCGGCTGGCCATGCTGGTGGCGCCGCCGGAGAAATCACCGGATCCCGAACGCTGGCAACGCTTCCGGGAGCTGAGCGCGGAATTGGATTTCCGGGCGGACGCGGTGGTCACCGAACTATCGGCCGCGGCAGCGCGTTCCGCCGCCGTGGCGGAGCTACGCCGTCCGCCGGGGGAGCGGCCCACCGCGTTCATCGCCAACAGCGACTACCTCGCGCACGCCGTCTACCTGGCCGCCGCCGATCTCGATTTGACCGTGCCGCACGATATTTCGGTGATCGGCCACGACGACCTGCCGACCTCGGCGTCGCTCGCGCCGCCGCTGACCACCGTCGCGGTGAACCGCAGGGAGATCGGCGAACGCGCGGCGACGCTGCTCATCGATGCGCTCGGCGGGCGGACGCCGGAGGCCACCGAGGTGATCGTCCCGGTCCTGCTGCGGGTGCGCTCGTCGACCGCACCGCCGGCGGTGTGA
- a CDS encoding MFS transporter, which translates to MSRDAFSVLDSTDLTAFHRRVTVLSAAGMFLDGYDITVIAVALPTVTKQWHLSSLMSGALTASAVIGMFVGALVFGRLTDRLGRKKMYLVNLIGFVAFAVLAAFTQDAWQLLVCRFLLGLALGADYTISTSLLAEYAPARRRGSLMCRLGATWFVGAACTYLFALLLLPLGEYTWRAMLLLGAIFALIVLWMRRSIPESPRWLAARGHTDRARAVLTELGDTATAATIADNAAAQHNSPWRTLLTLPLLRMTLFCCGFWFMYTLAYYGITLYTPTILKQVTTSTAGSYTGSLIIALVGVAGAFTGVALVDRVGRRPLLITGFAGMLTALTILALLGSPGLAALVILLGIAVLFANSGPGIVNLVYPSEVFPTAVRATANGLGTAVSRIGAITGTLLLPTLINAWGLHNVLWIFVAAGAIGLTIAITLAPETKGRTLEELTETHTAAPEKVVG; encoded by the coding sequence GTGTCGCGCGATGCCTTCTCCGTCCTCGACTCGACGGATCTGACCGCCTTCCACCGCCGCGTCACCGTGCTCTCGGCCGCGGGCATGTTCCTCGACGGCTACGACATCACCGTGATCGCGGTCGCCCTGCCCACCGTCACCAAGCAGTGGCATCTCTCCTCGCTGATGTCCGGCGCGCTCACCGCGTCGGCGGTGATCGGCATGTTCGTCGGCGCGCTCGTCTTCGGCAGGCTCACCGACCGGCTCGGTCGCAAGAAGATGTACCTGGTGAACCTGATCGGCTTCGTCGCGTTCGCGGTGCTCGCCGCGTTCACCCAGGATGCCTGGCAGTTGCTGGTATGCCGGTTCCTGCTCGGGCTCGCGCTCGGCGCGGACTACACGATCTCCACCTCACTGCTCGCCGAATACGCGCCCGCGCGCCGCCGCGGCAGCCTCATGTGCCGGCTCGGCGCCACCTGGTTCGTCGGCGCGGCATGCACCTATCTGTTCGCTTTGCTGCTGCTGCCGCTCGGCGAATACACCTGGCGCGCAATGCTGCTGCTCGGCGCGATCTTCGCGCTGATCGTGCTGTGGATGCGGCGCAGCATCCCGGAATCGCCGCGCTGGCTCGCCGCGCGGGGACATACGGACCGGGCCCGCGCGGTACTCACCGAACTCGGCGATACCGCAACGGCGGCGACCATCGCCGACAACGCAGCGGCGCAACACAATTCACCGTGGCGCACGCTGCTCACCCTGCCGCTGCTGCGAATGACGCTGTTCTGCTGCGGATTCTGGTTCATGTACACGCTGGCCTACTACGGCATCACGCTGTACACGCCGACCATTCTGAAGCAGGTCACCACCAGCACCGCGGGCAGCTACACCGGATCGCTGATCATCGCGTTGGTCGGCGTCGCGGGCGCGTTCACCGGTGTGGCGCTGGTGGATCGGGTCGGCCGCAGGCCGCTGCTCATCACCGGATTCGCGGGTATGCTCACCGCGCTCACCATTCTGGCGCTGCTGGGCTCGCCCGGACTCGCCGCGCTGGTGATCCTGCTCGGCATCGCGGTGCTGTTCGCCAATTCCGGTCCGGGCATCGTGAACCTGGTCTACCCGAGCGAGGTGTTCCCGACGGCGGTGCGCGCCACCGCGAACGGGCTCGGCACCGCCGTCTCGCGCATCGGCGCGATCACCGGAACCCTGCTGCTGCCGACGCTCATCAACGCCTGGGGCCTGCACAATGTGCTTTGGATCTTCGTCGCGGCGGGTGCGATCGGGCTGACCATCGCGATAACGCTGGCCCCGGAGACCAAGGGCCGCACGCTGGAGGAGCTCACCGAAACCCACACCGCCGCACCGGAAAAGGTGGTGGGCTGA
- a CDS encoding metallophosphoesterase — MSTSDRTVTPADGGGYRKLTTGPGEAHVPRTELAAAPERGTAATLLRFVHLTDFQLADPISPGRLDFLQRLAGRPGWDGMFPAYRPQELVAPQAFEAMIRTIRETAAADTAFVITTGDNTDNAQYNELLAFLTLLDGGAEFDPLFGATDPKTHPSHTVSGDFYNPEPASRDRYKREHDFPDAPGALAAAALPFPARGLGIPWLACFGNHDCLAQGRAPVSPEFQRLVTGDRRPIDIAGELPDDPMARYLADPTALSGGPALPIESRADRRLVSPAEYIRAHLDSPALPPGHGFTPDNLADDTTYYCYDDIPGVRVIVLDTTNPAGGVTGSIGARQRDWLIDRLTEVHSAHLDADGATVRTGNRDRVVILASHHGIAMLDNAIQGHEPRYLAADIEAILHRFGNVVLWLAGHEHRNSAVPRPGPTGGYWHVITSGLCEWPCQARTLELLRPAEGDRLIIRSTMIDHAAPAHPEHDWDLWQLASLHRELAYNEPTRVGGPHSAGTPADRNADLVVPISPTLAAELAALAEQ; from the coding sequence ATGTCCACCAGCGACCGAACCGTGACACCGGCCGATGGCGGCGGTTACCGCAAGCTGACAACCGGTCCGGGCGAGGCGCACGTGCCGCGCACCGAACTGGCGGCGGCACCGGAACGCGGCACCGCCGCGACGCTGCTGCGCTTCGTCCATCTCACCGATTTCCAACTGGCCGACCCGATTTCGCCGGGCCGCCTGGACTTCCTGCAGCGGCTGGCCGGCCGTCCCGGCTGGGACGGGATGTTCCCCGCGTACCGGCCGCAGGAGCTGGTCGCGCCGCAGGCGTTCGAGGCGATGATCCGGACCATCCGCGAAACCGCCGCCGCGGATACCGCATTCGTCATCACCACCGGAGACAACACCGACAACGCGCAATACAACGAGCTGCTGGCATTTCTCACCCTGCTCGACGGCGGCGCCGAATTCGATCCGCTCTTCGGCGCCACCGATCCGAAAACCCATCCGTCGCATACGGTCTCGGGCGACTTCTACAATCCGGAGCCGGCATCCCGCGACCGCTACAAACGCGAGCACGATTTCCCGGACGCGCCGGGAGCGCTTGCGGCGGCGGCACTTCCGTTTCCGGCCCGCGGCCTCGGTATCCCGTGGCTGGCCTGCTTCGGCAACCACGACTGTCTGGCGCAGGGACGCGCACCGGTGTCGCCGGAATTCCAGCGCCTGGTGACCGGGGACCGCAGGCCGATCGATATTGCCGGAGAGTTGCCGGACGATCCGATGGCGCGCTACCTCGCCGACCCCACCGCGCTGTCCGGCGGCCCCGCGCTGCCCATCGAATCCCGCGCCGATCGCCGTTTGGTGAGCCCGGCGGAGTACATTCGCGCCCACCTGGACAGTCCGGCCCTGCCGCCCGGCCACGGCTTCACGCCGGACAACCTCGCCGATGACACGACGTACTACTGCTACGACGATATCCCCGGAGTCCGGGTGATCGTACTCGACACCACCAATCCCGCGGGCGGCGTCACCGGCAGTATCGGTGCGCGGCAGCGGGATTGGCTGATCGACCGGCTCACCGAGGTGCATTCCGCGCATCTGGACGCCGACGGCGCGACGGTCCGCACCGGCAACCGGGACCGAGTGGTGATCCTCGCCTCCCACCACGGTATCGCCATGCTGGACAACGCCATCCAAGGTCACGAACCCCGCTACCTGGCCGCCGATATCGAGGCGATCCTGCACCGCTTCGGCAATGTCGTGCTGTGGCTGGCCGGGCACGAGCACCGCAATTCGGCCGTACCGCGTCCGGGACCGACCGGCGGCTACTGGCATGTCATCACCTCGGGCCTGTGCGAATGGCCCTGCCAGGCAAGGACATTGGAACTCCTGCGGCCCGCCGAGGGCGACCGTCTGATCATCCGGTCGACCATGATCGATCACGCCGCGCCCGCACACCCCGAACACGATTGGGATCTCTGGCAACTCGCGAGCCTGCACCGCGAACTGGCCTACAACGAGCCCACCCGAGTCGGCGGACCACACTCCGCGGGCACCCCGGCCGACCGCAACGCCGACCTGGTGGTCCCGATCAGTCCAACCCTCGCCGCCGAACTCGCAGCGCTCGCCGAGCAGTAA
- a CDS encoding sensor histidine kinase: protein MTGSQHVYFERRTAAFAARSRRIWTDPATWRDLLWTIADPVVGGALAVSPAALIAFGIGAIALLPLVFGPLAVACVAIGWFIAPKTLRWHGRWTALLLGPPTPAGLARGRAWRRWFGAGLLSVFRGVVLSGLSLIALPLLLICLLAAVFTGPVVAMWVVSRARWLPNLFRRLGGHWSGVELPAPYLTTPRLPERESAARQSTSAWWAAFSAGGRALWHDPSTWRDLLWLAAQPLVGTLTLLPAALIGYGIWGLALPALQVPFGMTPSPGYGELFGAVWPAVPAGLLLAAAGLTIAPKLLRLHGRWLTLLLRPTGRARLLIEREQLTARVERLTETRADAVARLGAELRRIERDLHDGAQARLVALGMTLGAVEALIDRDPAAAKNLVAQARNASVAALAELRGLVRGIHPPVLAERGLVDAIRAQALDCPVPVTVDAALDGTVDPPVDSAVYFAVAELLTNAVRHADPRNIRITVRHSGAVLRVTVADDGSGGADPNGGSGLRGLERRLGGFDGRVAIDSPAGGPTMVTLEVPCVLSSPRTSSSSATA, encoded by the coding sequence GTGACGGGCAGCCAGCACGTCTATTTCGAGCGGCGCACCGCCGCTTTCGCCGCCCGATCGCGCAGGATCTGGACCGATCCCGCGACCTGGCGCGACCTGCTCTGGACCATCGCCGACCCGGTGGTCGGCGGCGCGCTCGCGGTGTCGCCCGCCGCGCTGATCGCCTTCGGGATAGGCGCAATCGCGCTGTTGCCGTTGGTATTCGGCCCGCTCGCCGTAGCCTGCGTCGCGATCGGCTGGTTCATCGCGCCGAAAACCCTGCGCTGGCACGGCCGTTGGACCGCGCTACTGCTCGGCCCGCCGACACCGGCCGGACTGGCCCGCGGCCGCGCTTGGCGGCGCTGGTTCGGCGCGGGACTGCTCTCGGTGTTCCGGGGCGTCGTCCTGAGCGGACTTTCGCTGATCGCGTTGCCGCTGTTGCTGATCTGCCTGCTGGCGGCGGTGTTCACCGGACCGGTGGTCGCGATGTGGGTGGTGTCCCGGGCCCGCTGGTTGCCGAATCTGTTCCGGCGGTTGGGCGGTCACTGGTCGGGCGTCGAGCTGCCCGCACCCTATCTGACCACCCCACGGCTGCCGGAGCGGGAATCCGCGGCGCGCCAATCGACTTCGGCGTGGTGGGCCGCATTCTCCGCCGGCGGCCGCGCGCTCTGGCACGACCCGTCGACCTGGCGCGACCTGCTGTGGCTGGCCGCCCAACCGCTGGTCGGCACGCTGACGCTGCTGCCCGCCGCGCTGATCGGTTACGGAATCTGGGGTTTGGCGCTGCCCGCCCTCCAGGTGCCATTCGGCATGACGCCCTCGCCCGGCTACGGCGAACTGTTCGGCGCGGTATGGCCCGCGGTGCCCGCCGGGCTGCTGCTCGCGGCGGCCGGGCTGACCATCGCGCCGAAACTGCTACGGCTGCACGGCCGCTGGCTGACGCTGCTGCTGCGGCCGACCGGACGCGCTCGGCTGCTCATCGAACGCGAACAGCTCACCGCGCGAGTGGAGCGGCTCACCGAGACCAGGGCCGACGCGGTCGCCCGGCTCGGCGCCGAACTGCGCCGCATCGAGCGGGATCTGCACGACGGCGCGCAGGCCAGGCTGGTCGCGCTCGGGATGACCCTCGGCGCAGTGGAAGCGCTCATCGACCGCGATCCGGCTGCCGCGAAAAACCTTGTCGCACAGGCCAGGAACGCGTCGGTGGCGGCGCTGGCCGAACTGCGCGGGCTGGTGCGCGGCATCCATCCGCCGGTGCTGGCCGAGCGCGGTCTGGTCGACGCGATCCGGGCGCAGGCGCTCGACTGTCCCGTGCCCGTCACGGTCGACGCGGCGCTGGACGGAACCGTCGATCCGCCGGTCGATTCGGCCGTTTACTTCGCCGTCGCCGAACTCCTGACCAATGCCGTGCGCCACGCCGACCCGCGAAATATTCGGATCACGGTGCGGCACAGCGGCGCCGTCCTGCGGGTCACCGTCGCCGACGACGGCAGCGGCGGTGCGGATCCGAACGGGGGCAGCGGACTGCGCGGGCTCGAGCGCAGGCTGGGCGGCTTCGACGGTAGGGTGGCCATCGATAGCCCGGCCGGCGGGCCGACGATGGTGACACTGGAGGTGCCGTGCGTGTTGTCCTCGCCGAGGACCTCTTCCTCCTCCGCGACGGCCTGA